In Micromonospora sp. WMMA1363, a genomic segment contains:
- a CDS encoding amidinotransferase: MLSTTPVVNSYNGWDPLEEVIVGSVANGARPGFEPALRPYFPDPADREFGAVRRGEDELEVAQEQLETLAEVLRQEGAVVRRPAPMDFFTEVRTPTFQVRSQNSSTCPRDVLLVVGDEIIEAPMAMRSRFFEYLPYRSLVTEYFNAGARWAAAPKPSMSDEMYVGDFSAEGGGFDADTNPALSDAEPCFDAASFARCGRDIFFQPDIVTNDFGARWLARHLGREYRLHRVRFADAHPQHIDATMVPLRPGLVMMNPDRPPVDGTIALFEENNWKVVMAPPSVRGNFLRTAEVSNWISMNVFNVNEDTIICEEREKPMIEFLKSFGFRVIAIPFANVYPFGGSFHCCTVDIRRTGTLQSYFSNLGG; the protein is encoded by the coding sequence ATGCTCAGCACGACCCCCGTCGTCAACTCCTACAACGGCTGGGACCCCCTGGAAGAAGTCATCGTCGGCAGCGTGGCCAACGGGGCCCGGCCGGGATTCGAGCCCGCGTTGCGCCCGTACTTCCCGGATCCCGCCGACCGCGAGTTCGGGGCCGTCCGCCGCGGCGAGGACGAACTTGAGGTGGCCCAGGAGCAACTGGAAACGCTGGCGGAAGTACTCAGGCAGGAAGGCGCCGTGGTACGCCGACCCGCGCCGATGGACTTCTTCACCGAGGTGCGCACGCCCACGTTCCAGGTGCGGAGCCAGAACTCCAGCACTTGCCCGCGGGACGTCCTGCTCGTGGTCGGCGACGAGATCATCGAAGCGCCGATGGCCATGCGGAGCCGGTTTTTCGAGTACCTGCCGTACCGCTCGCTGGTGACCGAGTACTTCAACGCGGGAGCCCGTTGGGCGGCCGCTCCCAAGCCCAGCATGTCCGACGAGATGTACGTCGGCGACTTCTCGGCCGAGGGCGGCGGCTTCGACGCCGACACCAATCCTGCATTGAGCGACGCCGAGCCCTGCTTCGACGCGGCCAGCTTCGCCCGGTGTGGCCGGGACATCTTCTTCCAGCCCGACATCGTGACGAACGACTTCGGCGCCCGCTGGCTGGCCCGTCACCTCGGCCGCGAGTACCGCCTCCACCGTGTCCGGTTCGCCGACGCGCACCCGCAGCACATCGACGCCACGATGGTGCCGCTGCGTCCCGGGCTTGTGATGATGAACCCGGACCGGCCGCCCGTCGACGGCACCATTGCGTTGTTCGAGGAGAACAACTGGAAGGTGGTCATGGCGCCGCCTTCGGTCCGGGGCAACTTCCTGCGTACGGCGGAAGTGAGCAACTGGATCTCCATGAACGTCTTCAACGTGAACGAGGACACGATCATCTGCGAGGAGCGGGAAAAGCCGATGATCGAGTTCCTCAAGTCGTTCGGCTTCCGGGTGATCGCCATCCCGTTCGCGAACGTCTACCCGTTCGGCGGGAGTTTCCACTGCTGCACGGTCGACATCCGGCGCACCGGCACCCTGCAGTCCTACTTCTCCAACCTGGGCGGCTAA